One Streptomyces sp. CG4 genomic window, CCGGCGAACGGACGGCCGAAAACGGACGGCCGCACAAGAGTGCCGGAGCCCCACGAGGACCGGCCGGGGCGACGACCAGCCGGCACCGCCCCGGCCCCTCGGCCGGCATCGCCCGCCCCTCAGCCGCCCCGGCCGCCCGGGCCGCCCCGGTCGGAGCCGCCCTGGCCGCTCAGTCGAAGGCGCCCCGCCGCTCAGCCGGCCTTCGCCTGTTCGCCTTCGTCTCCGTACAGGACCCGGGTCACCGACTCGTACGTCACGCCGTGGTCGGCCAGCACCTCGGCCGGCACGCCCGGCAGGACGGTGAGCGCCAGTAGTAGGTGCTCGTCACCGATGTGACGGTCGCGGCGGGCGAGGGCAACCCGCAGGGACTTCTCCAAGACGTCCTTCGCGCCCCGGCTGAAGCTCGGCCGGCGCCCCGACCAGCCGCCTCCGTCCTTCCGGTCGCCGGACATCGCCCCGACGCCGTGCACCTCCTCCACCCGTGCCACGATCTCCGACACGTCGATGCCCAGCCCGGCCAGGGCGTCCGCGTCGGCCCGGGTCAGCCCGGCGTGCCGCCGCGCCTGGGACAAGGCGCCCCGTACCGACTCCCGGCGCTCCGCGAGCCCGAGCGCGGCCAGGGCGAAGGACGCGCGGCTGCCCTCACGCTCCAGAAGGGCGAGCAGCAGATGCTCGGCATCGATCGTCCGGGCTCCGGTGCGCCGGCCGTCCATGACCGCGCCCTGCACGACCTCACGCGCATCCTTGGTGAAGCGTTCGAACATCATTGCCTCCCGTACTTCTTGTGCACGGCCTGCCTACTGACACCCAGCTCCGCGGCGATCTCCTGCCACGACCAGCCCTGATTGCGCGCACTGCGCACCTGTACCGCCTCCAGCTGCTCCAGCAGCCTGCGCAGCGCGGCGACGGCCCGCAGTCCGACCCGCGGATCACGATCACCGGCACGCTGTGCCAGCTCGGTTGCCTCGCTCATGATGTCAACCTACGTTGACGCGACACCCCATGTCAACCAACGTTGACATCCTCGGCGTGCGAAGGGGCGGGCCCGGACACCCGAACCCGCCCCACGACACCCCTCGCGCAGGAACTGCGGGAGGGCGGACACCTCAGGAGTTGGCGAGCACGATCTTCCCGAACTGCTCCCCGGACGCGAGCCGTTCGAAGCCCTCGCGGGCCCGGTCCAGCGGCAGCTCCTCGTCGATGACGGGCCGCACCCCGGTCGCGGCGCAGAAGGAGAGCAGGTCCTCCAGCTCCTCCTTGGTGCCCATGGTGGAGCCCACGACCTTCAGCTCCAGGAAGAAGATCCGGGTCAGCTCGGCATGCGAGGGCCGGTCCCCGCTGGTGGCACCGGAGATGACGATCGTGCCGCCCGGCCGCAGCGACTTCACCGAGTGGGACCAGGTGGCCGCGCCCACGGTCTCGATGACGGCGTCCACCCGCTGCGGCAGCCGCGCCCCGGACTCCACGGCCTCCACGGCCCCCAGCTCCAGGGCCCGCTTCCGCTTCGCCTCGTCCCGGCTGGTGGCGAAGACCCTGAGCCCCGCCGCCTTGCCGAGCACGATCGCGGCCGTGGCGACCCCGCCGCCCGCGCCCTGCACGAGGACCGAGTCCCCGGGCCGTACCCCGGCGTTGGTGAACAGCATCCGGTACGCCGTCAGCCAGGCCGTCGGCAGACAGGCGGCCTCGGCGAAGGACAGTTCCCTGGGCTTGGGCAGGACGTTCCAGGTCGGCACGGCCACCTGCTCGGCGAAGGTGCCCTGGTAGCGCTCGGTGAGGATGGAGCGCGGCTCGTCCGGGCCGACGCCGTGGCCGGTCTGGCCGATGACGGAGTGCAGGACGACCTCGTTGCCGTCCGCATCGACCCCGGCGGCGTCGCAGCCGAGGATCATCGGCAGCCGGTCCTCCGGGAGGCCGACGCCGCGCAGGGACCAGAGGTCGTGATGGTTGAGGGAAGCGGCCCGCACATTGATCGTGCTCCAGCCGGGACGGGCCTCGGGAGCCGGTCGCTCCCCCAACTCAAGGCCGGTGAGCGGCTGGTCGCGGTCGATTCGGGCGGCGTAGACAGCGAACATGCTGCCGACGATAGGTGCGCCGTGCAGCCGACGGAACCGGACCGCCCTGTGACACATGCCCTCTTGTGCAACGGCACCCATGCAGCGCAGCAAGGGCACCCGTGCGACACAGGCCCGCGCCGACCCCAGGAAATGAAATGGCCCCGCCCAAACGGACGGGGCCACTCCACGCAACGTCAGCGACGAGCGACGCCCTCGGCACGAGCAGCAGCCGCAACCGCCGCCGTGACAGCCGGAGCGACCCGCTCGTCGAACGGCGACGGAATCACATAGTCGGCGGCGAGGTCGTCCCCCACCACCGCGGCCAGCGCCTCCGCCGCAGCGATCTTCATCCCCTCGGTGATCCGGGAGGCCCGCACCTGCAGCGCGCCCGCGAAGATGCCCGGGAACGCCAGCACGTTGTTGATCTGGTTCGGGAAGTCGGACCGCCCGGTCGCGACGACCGCCGCGTACTTGTGCGCGACGTCCGGGTGCACCTCGGGGTTCGGGTTGGCCATCGCGAACACGAAGGCGCCCTCCGCCATGGAGGCCACGGCCTCCTCCGGGACCGTACCGCCGGAGACGCCGATGAAGACGTCGGCGCCCGCGAGCGCGGCCTCCAGCGAGCCGCTGAGGCCGGCCTTGTTGGTGAAGCCCGCGAGCTCCCGCTTGACCGGGGTGAGGTCCTCCCGGTCGGCCGAGACGACGCCCTTGCGGTCCGTCACCGCCACGTCCCCGATGCCGGCCCCGATCAGCATCTTGGCGATGGCGACACCGGCCGCGCCGGCGCCCGAGATGACGGCCCGCAGCTGCCCGATCTCGCGTCCGCTGAGCCGCGCCGCGTTCCGCAGCGCCGCGAGCGTCACGACGGCCGTACCGTGCTGGTCGTCATGGAAGACCGGGATGTCGAGGCGCTCCTGCAGCCGGCGCTCGATCTCGAAGCACCGGGGCGCCGAGATGTCCTCCAGGTTCACTCCGCCGAAGGACGGGGCGAGCCGGACGACGGTCTCGACGATGTCGTCCACATCGGTGCAGTCGAGCGCGATCGGGACCGCGTCGACGCCGCCGAACTGCTTGAACAGGATCGCCTTGCCCTCCATCACCGGGAGGGAGGCCTCGGGACCGATGTCCCCGAGTCCGAGCACGGCCGTACCGTCGGTCACGACGGCGACCACCGACGACTTCCACGTGTAGTCGTTGACGAGCTCCGGCTGTTCCGCGATCGCGGTGCACACGCGCGCGACGCCGGGCGTGTACGCGAGGGAAAGGTCGTCCTTGTCGCGGACCGGCACGGTGGCCTGCACGGCCATCTTGCCGCCGCGGTGCAGCGCGAACACGGGATCGAAGGAATCGAGGGGCTCGGCCCCGCTGTCCTGGTCCGCTTTGCCGTCGCTGCGAGGATTGACGATCTCCGCTGCCACTTTGTATTACCCCTTAGGTATGCATGGTTTGAGGGTCGACCACTCCTGGTGAGGGGTGGGCGGGCACCGCGCAAGGCCCGAATGCCGATACGTACGGACACGTACGAGCACTTGCACGACGGGCGCGCCGCACACGCGCCCTGAGCCCCGGATGAGGGGTGTAAAGAACCTTCTTACCGGACGGACGGTGCCCACGACGAGTCCATTAGGTGCAAGGTCACATCTCGGAACCACAAAGCCACAGAGAGATGACACGCGGCTGACAACCGCGAGGAGCGCCCGAAGCCGCTGGTACGCGGACACAAGCGCCGACCACATCGTGAGACGCGCTGAAGGTTTTCCGGCCGGATGGCTGGATTCCCGCAGATGGTTCGGTGGCCAAGGGCCAAGGATGTACCGACCTGATGCGGTTCGGGGGTGACCCGTTATGTGATTTTGACATGGCGACGCCCCTGATTGGTGCAGTCCGAATGGCAAGATGCCGTAAACCCCACGAGGTCGCGACACCCGAAGGTGTGTGTTCTCGTCGACCCCATCGGCACCTCTTTCCATCCGCCGGAGGAACCACGATGACGACCGCAAGCCCCACCCGTCGTACGACCGCCGCACGCTCCCGTCTGGCAGCGGCCGGTGCGATAGCGGTCGCGGGCGCGCTGCTGCTCACCGGCTGCGGTGACCAGACCAAGGACAAGAGCAAGGACTCCGGCAGCGTCGGCAGCGCCCCGCTGGCCGCCAAGCTCCCCAAGGACATCAGGGACAAGGGCAAGATAGAGGTCGGTTCGGACATCGCGTACGCCCCGGTGGAGTTCAAGGACTCCGCCGGCAAGGCCGTCGGCCTGGACCCGGACCTCGCCGCGGCCGTCGGCAAGCAGCTCGGCGTCACGCTGGAGTTCCAGAACGGCACCTTCGACGCCCTGCTCACCGGTCTGCGCTCGGGCCGCTACGACATCGCGATGTCGGCGATGACGGACAACAAGAACCGCCAGCAGGGTGTCGACCCGGACACGGGCAAGAAGGTCGGCGAGGGCGTCGACTTCGTCGACTACCTGACCGCCGGTGTCTCGATCTACACCCGCAAGGGCGACACCCAGGGCATCAACGGCTGGTCGGACCTGTGCGGCAAGAAGATCGCCGTCGAGCGCGGCACCGTCTCGAACGACCTGGCCAAGGCGGAGGCCAAGAAGTGCCCGAGCGGCAAGAAGCTCACCATCGAGCCGTTCGACGACGACCAGCAGTCCCAGACCCGGCTGCGCTCGGGCGGTGTGGACGCCGCCTCCTCCGACTTCCCGGTCGCCGCGTACGCCGTGAAGACCTCCGGCGGCGGCAAGGACTTCCAGATGGCCGGCCAGCAGGTCGAGGCGGCCCCGTACGGCATCGCCGTGGCCAAGAAGGACACCCAGCTGCGTGACGCGCTGCAGGCGGCGGTGAACGCGATCATCAAGAGCGGCGAGTACCAGAAGATCCTCGAGAAGTGGGGCGCCCAGGACGGCGCCGTCAAGGAGTCCGTGATCAACGGCGGCAAGTGACCCGCGGAAGCAACCCGAGCAGAAGCGGCCACGAGAGGCAACACCCGTGACTCACATAGAGAAGACGGCCGGAGACGACCCCGGCCCCGGGGAGAACTCCGCGGAGGGCTCCACTTCCGCCGCGGGCCCGGAGGCCATCAAGGCCGTCCCGGTGCGGCACTACGGGCGGTACGTCTCCGCCCTCATCGCCCTCGCGATCCTCGTCGCGATCATCTACGCGTTCAGCCAAGGCAAGATCAACTGGCACGCGGTACCGGACTACTTCTTCGACGACCGGATCATGACCGGTGTCGGCAAGACCCTGCTGCTGACGGTCCTGTCGATGGTGATCGGCATCGTCCTCGGCATCATCCTCGCGATCATGCGGCTGTCGAAGAACCCGGTGACCTCGTCCATCGCCTGGTTCTACATCTGGTTCTTCCGCGGCACGCCGGTCCTGGTCCAGCTGTTCCTGTGGTTCAACCTGGGCCTGGTCTTCGAGTACATCAACCTGATGCCGATCTACAAGGACTACTGGTCGAACTTCATGACGCCGTTGCTGACGGCGCTGCTCGGCCTGGGTCTGAACGAGGCGGCGTACATGGCCGAGATCTGCCGGGCGGGCCTGCTCGCGGTGGACGAGGGCCAGACCGAGGCGGCCCACGCGCTCGGCATGAGCCACGGCAAGACGCTGCGCCGGGTGATCATCCCGCAGGCGATGCGCGTGATCGTGCCGCCGACGGGCAACGAGGTCATCAACATGCTGAAGACGACCTCCCTGGTGGCGGCCGTCCAGTACCCCGAGCTGTTCCGCTACGCCCAGGACATCGGCCAGAACTCCGGTGCCCCGGTGGAGATGTACTTCCTCGCCGCTGCCTGGTACCTGATCATGACGTCCGTCCTGAGCGTCGGCCAGTACTACATCGAGCGCTACTACGCCCGCGGTTCCAGCCGCCAGCTGCCGCCGACCCCGTGGCAGAAGGTGAAGGCCGGCATGTTCTCCCTGGGCCGGCCGAAGGGAGCGGTGAGCGCATGACCGACAAGCCGAGCAAGACGACCGAGGACGCCCCGCGGAAGGCGACCGTCCCGATGGTCAGGGCGCAGGGCGTGCACAAGTCCTTCGGCCATGTCGAGGTGCTCAAGGGCATCGATCTGGAGGTCAGGCCGGGCGAGGTGTTCTGCCTCATCGGCCCCTCCGGCTCGGGCAAGTCGACCTTCCTGCGGTGCATCAACCACCTTGAGAAGATCAACGCCGGCCGGCTGTACGTAGACGGCGAGCTGGTCGGCTACCGGCAAAAGGGCGACAAGCTGTACGAGTTGAAGGACAGCGAGGTCGCGCGCAAGCGCCGGGACATCGGCATGGTCTTCCAGCGCTTCAACCTGTTCCCGCACATGACGGCCGTCGAGAACGTCATGGAGGCGCCGGTCCAGGTCAAGGGCGTGAGCAAGGCGCAGGCCCGGGAGCGGGCGCTGCAGCTGCTGGAGCGCGTGGGGCTGGCCGACCGGGCCGGGTACTACCCCTCGCAGCTCTCCGGCGGCCAGCAGCAGCGGGTGGCCATCGCGCGGGCGCTGGCGATGGACCCGAAGCTGATGCTGTTCGACGAGCCGACCTCGGCCCTGGACCCGGAGCTGGTCGGTGACGTCCTGGACGTCATGCGGGACCTCGCCGAGTCCGGTATGACCATGGTGGTCGTCACCCACGAGATGGGCTTCGCCCGCGAGGTGGGCGACAGCCTGGTGTTCATGGACGAGGGCGTGGTGGTCGAATCGGGCCATCCGCGCGACGTCCTGACGAACCCGCAGCACGAGCGGACGCAGTCGTTCCTGTCGAAGGTTCTCTGACCGCGTGCCGGCGCGGGGCGGTACAGCCATCCGTACCGCCCCTTACGGCCGCTTCGCCTACTTCACCGCGAGCAGCAGCGTGTCCGACGGGGAGCACCACACCGGCCGTGCCTCCCCGAACCCCTTCTCGCGCAGCACACGCGCGTGCCACGCCGCCGAGGGCATGTCCCCGTCGGCGTGCTCGCCGTAGATCTCGAACCGCCGGGCGGTCGGCTCGGCGAGCACGGGGTCCTCGGCGGCGACCTGCCACCACTCCGCCCAGTCCAGGGCGCCGTCCCGGCTGGCCTGATCCATGCGCGCGTGCCGCTGTGCGCGTTCGGCCGCGTTGATCCGGGGCGTGCTGTCGTCGATCATGTGGTCCGCGTTCATGAAGACACCGCCGTCGCGGACCAGCTCCGCGACCTGACCGTAGAGGGCCGCGAGGGGTTCGCTGTGCAGCCAGTGCAGGGCCGTGGCGGTCAGGACGCAGTCGTAGGAGTCGTACGACAGCCGCGCCCGCCAGTCGGGGTCCTTGAGGTCGGCGGTGACGAAGGAGACGCGGTCGTCGCCCTCGAAGGTGCCGCGCGCGATGGTCAGCAGGGCCGGGTCGAGGTCGACGCCGGTGCTGGTGGCCTGCGGGAAGCGGTGGAGCAGCCGGTCGGTGATGCTGCCGGTGCCGCAGGCGAGGTCGAGGACGCGCGGGGCGGTCCCGACGAGCGCCTCGACCATGTCGAGCATGATCTCGAAGCGCTGCTCGCGGTCCGGCATGTACCACTCCTGCTGCCGGTCCCAGCTCTCCTGCCAGGCCGCCCAGTCGGTTCCGGTACTCGTGGTCATGGAACCCCGTCTCCCCTCATGATGCGTAATACCCTGAATGCACGACCGTCTGTTACCCGACCGCTGACACGACCATAAAGCGCCCTCGTAAGGACTACAAGTGGAACTGGCCTATTACTCGGATTACGCCGTCCGTCTCGTCAACAGCGAGGAGCCGGCCCGGGGCAAGGACTCGCTGACCTCGGTCGAGGCCGTCCGCGACCTCTTCGGCGCCAACTCCTCCGCGGCCCGGCGCGCCACCGACGCCGACGTCACCCGCTTCCGCTCGGTACGGGGCAGGCTGCGCGCGGTCTTCGAGGCGGCCGACACGGCCGACGAGACCCTGGCCGTGGACCTGCTGAACTCACTCCTGCTGGAGTTCCCGGTGTCGCCGCAGATCTCCGGCCACGACTTCCGCGACGAGGACGGCCGCCCGCTGTGGCACATGCACCTGGCCGACCACCCGTCGAACGCGACGGCCGGCTACGCGGCGATCGCGGCCATGGGCCTCGCCTTCCACCTCACCGAGTACGGCGTCGACCGCCTCGGCCTGTGCGAGGCAGCCCCCTGCCGCAACGCCTACCTCGACACCTCCACCAACCGCTCCCGGCGCTACTGTTCGGACCGCTGCGCGACCCGCGCCAACGTGGCCGCCTACCGGGCCCGCAAGCGCCTGGAGGCCGACCGGTCGGGCAACAGCGGCCTCGCGGCCGAGAGCGCCCAGCACACCAGCGCGAGCGGCGAGCGCTGACCGGCGGGGAGCGGCCGGAACCGAAAGCGCGCCTTGCCCAGCATCAACTCGTCCGGTACGACCCCGTAGTCCGTGCTGTCCCCGCCCGCGTAGGGGTTGTCCCCGAGCACCCACCAGCCGCCGTCGCGCCGCTCCACGGCACGCTTGACGACCAGCAGGTCCTGCTGGAAGGGATGACGCAGGACGACGACGTCCCCCGGCCTGACCGAGGCCCCGTACCGCACCAGCAGCCGGTCCCCGTGTCGGAGCGTGGGCACCATCGACGGCCCGGTCACTTCCGCCACTCCGAAGGGCGCCACAGCCCTCCCCCGCTCGGTCTCCTGTGACAGCTCCGGCATCCCGGCACCTCCCCGGTCCGTTCCTCCACCAGTCTCAGTCTGACCCTGGACTTTTGTCCTAAGCCCTAGGGGGCACCCGAGAAATCGCCTTCCTCAGGGAGTAATGTCGCACCTGAGAAGACGATCACGAGGAAGGAATGCTCCATGCTTTCCCGCCTGTTTGCCCCCAAGGTCAAGGTCAGCGCCCACTGCGACCTGCCCTGCGGCGTGTACGACCCGGCCCAGGCCCGCATCGAGGCGGAGTCGGTGAAGGCCGTCCAGGAGAAGATGGCCGGCAATGACGACCCCCACTTCCAGGCACGCGCCACCGTCATCAAGGAGCAGCGCGCGGAGCTCGCGAAGCACCACGTCTCCGTGCTCTGGAGCGACTACTTCAAGCCCCCGCACTTCGAGAAGTACCCGGAGCTGCACCAGCTGGTCAACGACACCCTGAAGGCCCTCTCGGCCGCCAAGGCGTCCACCGACCCGGCGACGGGCCAGAAGGCGCTGGACTACATCGCCCAGATCGACAAGATCTTCTGGGAGACCAAGAAGGCTTGATCTTGATTCACGCCTTCTGACCTGCGGTTTCTTTGATTGCAGTGTCTACCTGTCCGCACCCGGTCCGCAGGCCGCCGAGCACGGCGTCCATGACGGATCGGGTGCGGTCCTCTTCGCCCGGCCACAGGTGGGCGTAGATCCGCAGCGTGATGACTGCGGACGCGTGACCGAGGACGAGCTGGACCTGCTTGACGCTCGCGCCGCCGGCGATGAGGGCGGAGGCGAAGAAGTGGCGCAGGTCGTGGGTCACCATGTGGGACAGCTCGACGGGCTTACGCCCCTCGCGCTCGGCTGCCTCGTTCTCCGCCGCCTGGAGCGCCCTGCGGGCGCAGTTCCACTCCGTTTTCCAACGGCGATAGTTGAGGGGCTCGCCCTCCTCCATCGTGAACAGCCACTCCTTGGAGGAGCGTGCGGCGAGGTGTTCGAGGAGGGCGTCGGTGACGACCTCGCCGACCGGGACGGTGCGACGGGACTTGGCGGTCTTCGGCGGACCGATCTTCCCCGACTGGAGGCGCTGCCGCTCGACTCGGATGGCGCCGGCCTTGAAGTCGACGTCCGACACCTTGAGGCCGAGCAGCTCGCCTATGCGCAAGCCCGATCCGGCAAGTGTCACGATTGCTGCCCGGATGTACGGCGGCATCACGCGGGCCATGGCCTCGACCTGCGCGACCGTGGGCGGGGTGACCTCTTCGTCCGGCACGGGCGGGAGGGTGATCCGGCGGCACGGGCTGGCCGGGATGACCTTGTCCTCGACGGCCGCGGTCATGACGCGCACTAGGACGTCGTAGACGTTGCGCACGCTGCCGGGGCCGAGCAGTTCGGACAGGGCCTTGAACAGCACCTGTATGTCGTTGCGGCGTATCGCCGCCATGGCGCGGGAGCCGAGCGCCGGGACCAGGTGCAGCCGTAGCGCGTTGTCGGTGATGCGCTCGGCCGCCTCGCTGACGATGAGCGACTCTTCCCATTTCTCCGCGTACTTCTGGAACGAGATCTTTCCGGCGCGCGGGTCGACGTAGAGGCCCGTGACCATGCTGGTCGTCACCTCGTCGAGCCAGCGCTGGGCGTCGATCTTGCGGTCGAAGTGGCGGGCGTGCTCCTTGCCGTCGAGGTCGCGGTAGCGGCCCCGCCATTTGCCGTTGGGGCGCTTCTGGATGTTGGCCAAGCCGGTTCTCCTTCAGGTTGGTTACTGGTGGTAGTAGCCGCCACCCTCGATGTACTCAGTAAGGGCTCGGGCGTCGCGCTCTTCACCCATGAGGCGAAGGCACTGCTCGTGGATGGCTCGCGAGCCATCAGGGTGGGCCTCGATGTACTCGGCAGTCGCGACCACCGCCCGATGGAGGCGGTCCTGGGCGTCACGGGACTCGTAGAACGCCTCGACGGCCTCCTGGACGAGGCGCCGCCCCTCAAGGTCGATGCCCTCCAGCGGCGGGGACATCAGCTCTTCGAGGGGCAGCTCGAAGACTCTGGCGAAGCCGAGGGCTTCATCGACATTGATGCGGCGCCGCGGGTTGCCGTTTTCGATCCGCCAGACCGCCGTCTGGTTCATCCGGACGCCGGCCTTGGTGACCCGATCCGCCAGCTCCGTCGTGCTCCACCCCCTGACCTCGCGTTCCATAGCCACCCGCGCCGCGATGTTGCCCTCGCTGTACAGCAGTGGCACATCGCCACCGCCTAGCCGCCCGTCACTCATGCCGTCCTCCCTCGTCGCCGCCACCAGGTCGCTTTTCAAATTGAATCATACACTTCCCCATTTGACTCGTCACCCTCCGTCGGGTACAACTATACGTAATGACTTACCGTCTATCCAAATAGGAAAACGACTTGGAACGCTTCTTCACCACCGCCGAGGTCGCCGAGCGCTACCGCACGTCCGAGAGCACGGTCCGGTACTGGCGCCAGATCGGTAAGGGCCCGCGCGGGGTCAAGATCGGCAAGAGGGTGCTGTACAGCGCCACAGAGCTGCAGCGCTATGAGGAGGCACTGGCCCAGGGCCTGGACGAGTGGGGGATGGCCGTATGACGCGAGCCCATCCCAGAAATGACGACGGCCCTCGGTGCGCCAACACCAAAGACCGTCTGAAGTCCCACGAGATCGCCCGCTTGAACGACCAGCCTGAGTGGTGCGGGGCCTTGCCCGCCTCGCAACCGCCGGTGAGGACTTGCCGTGCACCATCGTAGTGCCCCGCCCGCTCACGCGTCACCCGAGTCGCCCGAGCACGGTGACGCGCAGGGGAACATGCCTCGCGACGCGGCCGCCGAGCGCGCCGTCCTCGGTACGTGCATGCACCGCCCCGAGGAGATCGACGAGGTCCGCCTGGTGCTGGACGGGGCCGACTTCTACGAGCCACGGCACGAGACGGTCTGGGCTGCCCTGCTACAGCTTCGGCGTGACAAGGCACCCACCAGCCCGGTCTCGGTCACCGACCTGCTGCGCCAGCAGGGCGACCTGAAGCGCGTCGGCGGGGCGGTCTACCTGCACGGCCTCGCCGATGGGTACGAGCCCGGCCGGGCCGCGTACTACGCCGAGATCGTGCGCCGCCTGGCCGGGCTGCGAGCGGTCCAGGCCGCCGCGCTGCAGGCCGTCCAGCAGGCCAGCGACCCAGGTGCCGACCCTGACCAGGTCCTCACCACAGTAGAGGACTTGGTTCGCGCCCAGCGCGAGCGTTCCTGCACCACGGGCAGCTCGCGCCTGGACCGGTACATGAGCGACGGGTGGGACTTCGTCGACGAGATCGGTGCGCCGGCGGACCCGCTATGGGGTACTCAGGAGCAAACCGCCTGGGCCAAGGGCGAGAGTCTGATGATCGTCGGTCCTCCGGGCGTCGGCAAGACCACGCTCGCCCACCAGGTCATCCTCGCCCGCCTCGGCGTGTACCAGGCAGTCCTGGACCTGCCGGTGACCGAAGGCGAGCGCGTGCTGTACCTCGCCCTGGACAGGCCACCGCAGATCGCCCGCGCCCTGCGCCGTCACCTCAACCCGAAGGACGAGCCGACCCTTCGTGACCGGCTGCGCGTGTGGTCCGGTCCGCTGCCCACCACCCTCGACAAGGAGCCCCACCTACTCGCCGAACTCGCCGCCCACCACAAGGCGGACACCGTCGTGATCGACAGCCTCAAGGACGCGGTCAGCCGCCTGACCGAGGACGAGGCCGCCATCGCGTACAACAACGCCCGCCAGCACGCGCTGCGCGAGGGCGCCGAGGTCCTGGAGCTGCACCACCAGCGCAAGTCCACCGCCGAGGCACCACGCGACCAGCGCCCCGTCCTGGACCGCGTGTACGGCTCGACCTGGTTCGTCGGCGGCGCGGGCAGCGTGCTGTTCATAGCCGGCGAAGCCGGTGACCCGGCGGTCAAGATCCACCATCTCAAGACCCCGACCGGCGAGATCGGCCCGCTGCCCGTGATCCACAACCACGTGCGCGGTACCTCCCACGTCGAGCAGGCCCTCGACCCACTCGCCCTCGTGCGGGCATCGCCCGAGGGGCTGACCCCACGCGAGCTGGCCTCGCATCTGACCGAGGAGTCCAAGCCCAGCCGCGCGGACGTGGAGAAGGCCCGGCGCAAGCTGGACCAGCTCGCCCAGGCTGGACATGTAGAGAAGGCCCAGGGCAGCGCCGGCGGAGCCGGTGGCGGTAGCCAGGCCCGCTACCGCGCCCGCCGCCTGGTCGCCGTGTCCTGACCGTCACCACCACCGGCCCGACCGCAGGCATCGTCCGCCTGCGGTCTCGCCCTCTTCCCGTGACGACTTCCGGTGGTGATCGCGACTTCCGGTCACCGCCAAGGCTTCCGGTCAACCGGCGGAGGTCAGCCGGATTCCCTCCTGATCAACGGTGACAGGGTCCGCTTTCCGCCCTCTGCCAAACCGAACCGAGCGTTCACGGGAGCGTTCACGCGGCCCGTGCAGCTGACACCCCTCACGGAGCGATCACGCCGTTCACGATCCACACGAAACCACAGGTCAAGCGATCACGGCAGCGTGCACGCCGTTCACGCGCCAGGCCGTTCACGCGCGGGCCCTCTCTTAGAAGGGGGCCCGCGTGAACGCCCCCTCCGTGAACGCTCGAAGCACAGCCATCCCCACCCCCTCAAAACCACCACTCGAAGCCCGACATGTACGACCCCGTCGACATCACCAACGCCACACGGCACGATGAACCTCAGCCCGTCGATCGCCCTCGGCGCCGCTGGCAACTGTTCAGCCGGCCCAACCACACAGCAGCAAGCTGGAGCGTTCGAGCCCCTAACGGGGCTTCGTCCGCGCTTGCCCCCGCCCCTGGGATGGCGGAGGAGGAGGCCGGGCGCCAGCGGGCGCCCGAGCCGGGGGAGGCGACGACCGAGCCCAACACCGCGTCCGTCGCCGACGCCCCCGCCACGAGCGACGAGCTGCCCGCCGACACCGCTGCT contains:
- a CDS encoding zinc-binding dehydrogenase yields the protein MFAVYAARIDRDQPLTGLELGERPAPEARPGWSTINVRAASLNHHDLWSLRGVGLPEDRLPMILGCDAAGVDADGNEVVLHSVIGQTGHGVGPDEPRSILTERYQGTFAEQVAVPTWNVLPKPRELSFAEAACLPTAWLTAYRMLFTNAGVRPGDSVLVQGAGGGVATAAIVLGKAAGLRVFATSRDEAKRKRALELGAVEAVESGARLPQRVDAVIETVGAATWSHSVKSLRPGGTIVISGATSGDRPSHAELTRIFFLELKVVGSTMGTKEELEDLLSFCAATGVRPVIDEELPLDRAREGFERLASGEQFGKIVLANS
- a CDS encoding HTH domain-containing protein, producing MSEATELAQRAGDRDPRVGLRAVAALRRLLEQLEAVQVRSARNQGWSWQEIAAELGVSRQAVHKKYGRQ
- a CDS encoding NADP-dependent malic enzyme, which translates into the protein MAAEIVNPRSDGKADQDSGAEPLDSFDPVFALHRGGKMAVQATVPVRDKDDLSLAYTPGVARVCTAIAEQPELVNDYTWKSSVVAVVTDGTAVLGLGDIGPEASLPVMEGKAILFKQFGGVDAVPIALDCTDVDDIVETVVRLAPSFGGVNLEDISAPRCFEIERRLQERLDIPVFHDDQHGTAVVTLAALRNAARLSGREIGQLRAVISGAGAAGVAIAKMLIGAGIGDVAVTDRKGVVSADREDLTPVKRELAGFTNKAGLSGSLEAALAGADVFIGVSGGTVPEEAVASMAEGAFVFAMANPNPEVHPDVAHKYAAVVATGRSDFPNQINNVLAFPGIFAGALQVRASRITEGMKIAAAEALAAVVGDDLAADYVIPSPFDERVAPAVTAAVAAAARAEGVARR
- a CDS encoding amino acid ABC transporter ATP-binding protein produces the protein MVRAQGVHKSFGHVEVLKGIDLEVRPGEVFCLIGPSGSGKSTFLRCINHLEKINAGRLYVDGELVGYRQKGDKLYELKDSEVARKRRDIGMVFQRFNLFPHMTAVENVMEAPVQVKGVSKAQARERALQLLERVGLADRAGYYPSQLSGGQQQRVAIARALAMDPKLMLFDEPTSALDPELVGDVLDVMRDLAESGMTMVVVTHEMGFAREVGDSLVFMDEGVVVESGHPRDVLTNPQHERTQSFLSKVL
- a CDS encoding amino acid ABC transporter permease, with amino-acid sequence MKAVPVRHYGRYVSALIALAILVAIIYAFSQGKINWHAVPDYFFDDRIMTGVGKTLLLTVLSMVIGIVLGIILAIMRLSKNPVTSSIAWFYIWFFRGTPVLVQLFLWFNLGLVFEYINLMPIYKDYWSNFMTPLLTALLGLGLNEAAYMAEICRAGLLAVDEGQTEAAHALGMSHGKTLRRVIIPQAMRVIVPPTGNEVINMLKTTSLVAAVQYPELFRYAQDIGQNSGAPVEMYFLAAAWYLIMTSVLSVGQYYIERYYARGSSRQLPPTPWQKVKAGMFSLGRPKGAVSA
- a CDS encoding ABC transporter substrate-binding protein, yielding MTTASPTRRTTAARSRLAAAGAIAVAGALLLTGCGDQTKDKSKDSGSVGSAPLAAKLPKDIRDKGKIEVGSDIAYAPVEFKDSAGKAVGLDPDLAAAVGKQLGVTLEFQNGTFDALLTGLRSGRYDIAMSAMTDNKNRQQGVDPDTGKKVGEGVDFVDYLTAGVSIYTRKGDTQGINGWSDLCGKKIAVERGTVSNDLAKAEAKKCPSGKKLTIEPFDDDQQSQTRLRSGGVDAASSDFPVAAYAVKTSGGGKDFQMAGQQVEAAPYGIAVAKKDTQLRDALQAAVNAIIKSGEYQKILEKWGAQDGAVKESVINGGK
- a CDS encoding Clp protease N-terminal domain-containing protein produces the protein MFERFTKDAREVVQGAVMDGRRTGARTIDAEHLLLALLEREGSRASFALAALGLAERRESVRGALSQARRHAGLTRADADALAGLGIDVSEIVARVEEVHGVGAMSGDRKDGGGWSGRRPSFSRGAKDVLEKSLRVALARRDRHIGDEHLLLALTVLPGVPAEVLADHGVTYESVTRVLYGDEGEQAKAG